One genomic segment of Culturomica massiliensis includes these proteins:
- a CDS encoding LruC domain-containing protein has product MKKIYLFFISTLSIVTLLISCEKDHGVYDPDKVKHTSDLAVPKGFNWQMTASANYIISAPVETVASIFTDESCNEDQLIAQVPVSATPNEIMLEYPASTQTLYLQFPLQNGKKEVMPVAVKATRAAQAIKLPEDAEYEIKNDDIYKYELTHYISRGTIMFEDYWPVKGDYDFNDFVIHYDITGRISGGGRPEVYNHEGLDINIQFKAIGGSYNYQLGLQLDALPAKYIDSYDISQDQEIVKVKFLNPNEEGPAVFVFEGTSALKGQNGAQFYNTEKGHEVDKNQLITATIKLKINSFSNLEKTQALVASVATTNQNFFLTADKEIHLRGYSPTAYYQNYETDANGLMSSTPYCDKDGFVWGIKVPVNIKHAIEKTDFIEAYPKFGKWVSSNGTQNKDWYKYPVSGKVID; this is encoded by the coding sequence ATGAAAAAGATTTACTTATTTTTTATCAGTACATTAAGTATCGTCACTCTATTGATATCCTGTGAAAAAGATCACGGAGTGTACGATCCGGATAAAGTTAAACATACCTCAGATTTAGCTGTTCCCAAAGGATTTAACTGGCAAATGACGGCAAGTGCCAACTATATTATCAGTGCACCGGTCGAGACCGTAGCTTCTATTTTTACAGATGAAAGCTGCAATGAAGATCAACTGATTGCACAGGTACCTGTATCTGCAACGCCGAACGAAATTATGCTAGAGTACCCGGCTTCAACCCAGACTTTATACCTGCAATTTCCGTTACAGAACGGAAAAAAAGAAGTCATGCCTGTTGCTGTCAAGGCAACAAGGGCTGCACAGGCAATCAAACTTCCGGAAGATGCAGAATATGAAATAAAAAACGATGATATTTACAAATATGAACTCACACATTATATCAGCCGGGGAACGATTATGTTCGAAGACTATTGGCCTGTCAAAGGAGACTATGATTTCAACGATTTCGTGATCCATTACGACATTACCGGTAGAATAAGCGGAGGCGGCAGACCGGAGGTATACAATCACGAAGGATTGGACATCAACATCCAGTTCAAGGCCATCGGGGGATCATATAATTATCAGTTAGGCCTTCAATTGGATGCCCTGCCGGCTAAATACATCGACTCTTACGATATCAGCCAGGATCAGGAAATCGTAAAAGTAAAATTCTTAAATCCGAATGAAGAAGGACCGGCAGTATTTGTATTTGAAGGCACATCTGCTTTAAAAGGACAGAACGGAGCGCAATTCTACAATACAGAAAAAGGACACGAAGTTGATAAAAACCAACTCATTACAGCTACCATAAAATTAAAAATAAATAGTTTTAGTAACCTTGAAAAAACTCAGGCTTTAGTTGCATCTGTAGCAACGACCAATCAGAATTTCTTTCTGACAGCAGACAAGGAAATTCATTTAAGAGGTTATTCTCCTACGGCTTATTACCAGAATTACGAAACGGATGCCAATGGTTTAATGTCGTCTACACCTTACTGCGACAAAGACGGTTTTGTATGGGGCATTAAAGTTCCGGTAAATATTAAGCATGCTATTGAAAAAACCGATTTTATCGAAGCCTATCCCAAGTTCGGAAAATGGGTAAGCAGCAATGGTACTCAAAACAAAGATTGGTACAAATATCCGGTAAGCGGCAAGGTTATCGATTAA